The following coding sequences lie in one Arachis stenosperma cultivar V10309 chromosome 5, arast.V10309.gnm1.PFL2, whole genome shotgun sequence genomic window:
- the LOC130979130 gene encoding LOW QUALITY PROTEIN: abscisic stress-ripening protein 1-like (The sequence of the model RefSeq protein was modified relative to this genomic sequence to represent the inferred CDS: deleted 1 base in 1 codon), whose translation MAEQHHHHHLFHHQKEDEQTMDATGTEVDYKKEEKHHKHLEQLGEMGAVAAGAYALHEKHKAKKDPEHAHKHKIEEEVAAAAAVGAGGFAFHEHHEKKEAKNEEYEETHGKKHHLFG comes from the exons ATGGCTGAacagcaccaccaccaccacctcttCCACCATCAGAAGGAGGATGAACAGACCATGGATGCCACCGGCACCGAGGTTGATtacaagaaggaagaaaagcaCCACAAGCACCTTGAACAACTTGGTGAAATGGGAGCTGTAGCTGCTGGTGCTTATGCCTTG CATGAGAAGCATAAGGCAAAGAAAGATCCGGAGCATGCTCACAAGCACAAGATAGAGGAGGAGGTAGCGGCCGCCGCTGCCGTTGGTGCCGGAGGATTTGCCTTCCATGAGCACCATGAGAAGAAAGAGGCAAAG AACGAAGAGTATGAGGAGACTCATGGAAAGAAGCATCATCTCtttggttaa
- the LOC130979129 gene encoding abscisic stress-ripening protein 2-like produces MAEHHHHHHHLFHHHKEDEQLVDAAGVGFDYRKEEKHHKHLEQLGEMGAIAAGAYALHEKHKAKKDPEHAHKHRIEEEIAAAAAVGAGGFAFHEHHEKKEAKKEYEESHGKKHHHLFG; encoded by the exons ATGGCTgaacaccaccaccaccaccaccatctcTTCCACCACCACAAGGAGGATGAACAGCTAGTGGATGCCGCCGGGGTCGGATTTGATTAcagaaaggaagaaaagcaCCACAAGCACCTTGAACAACTTGGTGAAATGGGAGCTATAGCTGCTGGTGCTTATGCTTTG CATGAGAAGCATAAGGCAAAGAAAGATCCGGAGCATGCCCACAAACACAGGATAGAGGAGGAGATAGCGGCGGCAGCTGCCGTCGGTGCGGGAGGATTTGCCTTTCATGAGCACCATGAGAAGAAAGAGGCAAAGAAAGAGTATGAGGAGAGTCATGGAAAGAAGCATCATCATCTCTTTGgttaa